The following proteins are encoded in a genomic region of Aquifex aeolicus VF5:
- a CDS encoding prepilin-type N-terminal cleavage/methylation domain-containing protein, with product MSQVTQSFRKSLSLNKGFTLIELLIVIAIIAILATMAIPKIQEYRRAALIGKLTNNARLCLSAYAQQEAVSGVTGAVSVTANVPPGCTGDASSCTCSEGGVSVTCSVQNDGSITCSESTS from the coding sequence ATGAGTCAAGTTACTCAATCTTTCAGAAAAAGTCTCAGCCTCAACAAAGGTTTTACCTTGATTGAACTCCTGATCGTCATCGCGATCATCGCAATCCTTGCAACCATGGCCATTCCCAAAATTCAGGAGTACAGAAGGGCTGCACTCATAGGTAAGCTCACGAATAATGCGAGATTGTGCCTATCAGCATATGCACAACAAGAAGCTGTTAGTGGAGTAACCGGAGCTGTATCCGTTACCGCCAACGTACCGCCGGGATGTACAGGAGACGCATCATCGTGTACATGCAGTGAAGGAGGTGTTTCTGTAACTTGTTCCGTACAAAACGATGGTAGTATAACCTGCAGTGAAAGTACTTCCTAA
- a CDS encoding pilin, with protein sequence MPKEGGFTLVEVLVALMIVLVLAGLAIPLYEITFKRNAMRAVVLSDLRQCLSIISVHMSTGGNSPSEVLGECPKSDYTQEIRLLSDNPITIEAVGRSDVGEVRCTYDGNTGEISCDSTF encoded by the coding sequence ATGCCAAAGGAGGGGGGATTTACTTTAGTAGAAGTTCTTGTAGCACTCATGATCGTTCTCGTACTGGCAGGACTCGCCATTCCACTTTACGAGATCACTTTTAAAAGAAACGCTATGCGGGCAGTAGTTCTTAGCGATTTAAGACAATGTCTTTCTATTATCTCCGTACACATGAGTACCGGAGGGAACTCCCCTTCTGAAGTTTTGGGCGAGTGTCCTAAATCTGACTACACGCAGGAAATAAGACTTCTTTCGGATAACCCTATAACCATAGAAGCTGTAGGAAGGAGTGATGTGGGAGAGGTCAGGTGTACCTATGACGGAAACACCGGAGAGATAAGCTGTGATAGTACTTTTTAA
- a CDS encoding prepilin-type N-terminal cleavage/methylation domain-containing protein, whose amino-acid sequence MIVLFKRGFTLVELLIVIGIIVILSTVGILKFREWYENYKYLEEVSKLEYLVRRAKVIALERSSYVKVRVNGNNLVIEDCGIDNSSCTPVASYRFEFNLDSTRSVTFSPRGLAHSWGSFCISKDGMSYKVIVNREGIRVEKGGTC is encoded by the coding sequence GTGATAGTACTTTTTAAAAGGGGATTCACCCTTGTAGAACTTTTAATAGTAATAGGAATAATAGTTATTTTAAGTACAGTGGGGATTTTAAAATTCAGGGAGTGGTACGAAAACTACAAATACCTTGAGGAAGTATCAAAACTCGAATACTTGGTTAGGAGGGCTAAGGTAATAGCCCTTGAGCGTTCTTCTTACGTAAAAGTGCGTGTTAATGGAAATAATTTAGTAATAGAAGATTGCGGAATAGACAACTCCTCCTGTACTCCCGTGGCTTCTTACAGATTTGAGTTTAACTTGGATTCGACCAGATCTGTGACTTTCAGTCCGAGGGGCTTGGCACATTCATGGGGAAGCTTCTGTATTTCAAAAGATGGAATGTCGTACAAGGTTATAGTAAACAGGGAAGGTATAAGGGTAGAAAAAGGAGGAACGTGTTGA
- a CDS encoding type IV pilus modification PilV family protein, producing the protein MKKGFTLIEVLVALLVFIIGVGSIFYVFSKFSDLMRNRFVITCVTEAAYYALDACAAGAAPPGSLTCGNITVDISVSGCEPSPGACRNVSVTASYNTISFSLTTKKCDLGASP; encoded by the coding sequence TTGAAAAAAGGATTTACACTGATAGAGGTTCTCGTAGCATTGCTCGTTTTTATAATCGGCGTGGGGAGTATATTCTACGTTTTTTCTAAATTTTCCGATTTAATGAGAAACAGGTTCGTAATTACGTGTGTGACCGAAGCCGCGTATTATGCATTGGATGCCTGTGCGGCGGGAGCGGCACCGCCCGGATCGTTGACGTGCGGAAATATAACAGTTGACATTAGTGTAAGCGGCTGTGAACCTTCACCGGGAGCTTGCAGGAACGTTTCCGTAACCGCCTCTTACAATACTATTAGCTTTTCTTTAACTACGAAAAAGTGTGACTTAGGAGCTTCGCCATGA
- a CDS encoding PilW family protein, whose protein sequence is MNRGMTLIELLVALALSIILSLGLYYSFRYSGIFFSQDKAISDLIEYARTAEEQLKFYFDRWGNGVPEGGTDCTYSFPNGYPKNRFCIIKGSSGNCDEIIFYGNTQGFLIVLDEKDEDEFNALACRMTNDEDDYYYIWKEDKPVDTTTGNRIGVSGGDCGIKGIIPNASVAKEINTLDKGTVTLQTGDAIIRVPKIIKIYCSETNGELYLKVSEQEANKAPVESPLVPVKEMEATLLPEGCDPTNGECTAVRFRITFVNRVGNEEYTLTKDIVLGR, encoded by the coding sequence ATGAACAGGGGAATGACGCTTATAGAATTACTCGTAGCTCTTGCACTTTCTATAATTCTCTCCCTTGGACTCTACTACTCTTTCCGTTATTCGGGAATATTTTTCTCTCAGGATAAAGCAATATCCGACCTGATAGAATACGCAAGAACTGCAGAGGAACAACTGAAGTTTTACTTCGACAGGTGGGGAAACGGTGTACCTGAGGGAGGTACTGATTGTACTTACTCATTTCCAAATGGATATCCCAAAAATAGATTCTGCATCATTAAAGGAAGTTCGGGTAATTGTGATGAGATAATTTTTTACGGAAACACACAAGGATTTTTGATAGTGCTGGATGAAAAAGATGAAGATGAATTTAACGCTTTAGCGTGTAGGATGACAAACGATGAAGACGATTATTACTACATTTGGAAAGAAGATAAACCTGTGGATACAACAACCGGCAACAGAATAGGTGTAAGCGGAGGAGACTGTGGGATAAAAGGAATTATTCCTAATGCGAGTGTAGCGAAAGAGATTAATACATTAGACAAAGGTACAGTTACTCTACAAACAGGGGATGCCATTATTCGGGTACCGAAGATTATCAAGATATATTGCAGTGAGACGAATGGAGAACTATATTTAAAGGTATCAGAACAAGAAGCTAATAAAGCTCCTGTAGAAAGTCCATTAGTCCCTGTAAAGGAAATGGAAGCGACGCTCCTGCCCGAGGGATGCGATCCGACAAACGGAGAATGTACAGCGGTAAGGTTTCGTATAACCTTCGTAAACAGAGTAGGCAACGAAGAATACACGCTTACGAAGGACATAGTTCTCGGGAGGTAA
- a CDS encoding ABC transporter substrate-binding protein, translated as MFALILAFLIMFLSFLPFHLLSSPKGEKLQIIKIIKLDIQKAFPEIPQEISKRVLRFHLSSDPKTLNPALAMETSSTAVIGDLFSGLTKLDLKTMKVKPNLAQGWEVREGGKVWIFYLRKDVKWSDGKPFTADDVVFTFNEVYLNDKIPTTARDIFTIKGKKIKVRKIDEYTVEFILPEPFAPFLNSLGVEILPKHKLENYVKEGTFSTAWNVNTNPKEIVGTGAYKIEEYVKGQRVVYRANPYYYEKDENGNRLPYIKEKVGVIIPDPDTALLKFVNGEIDYIGVRAQDLLFLANQKDKDFVVYDLGATPSTTFLVFNQNPNAKIPKYKIKWFRDRTFRIAISHAIDREGIVKLVYNGLAQPLYTPITPANRPYYEESYYPKFEFNLKKARELLESIGFKDRDGDGILEDPEGHDLEFTLITNAGNKEREMMGAIIKEDLRKIGIKVHFQPIDFNTLVSKLTSPPYEWEAVIIGLTGSIDPHFGRNVWHSSGSLHMWYPRQKQPSTEWEKKVDELIDKGATELNYEKRVQIYREMFRIITEEQPMIFIAAPKSMVAVKKHLKNVFPTVWGWYEPYRVYLISDR; from the coding sequence ATGTTCGCCTTGATTTTGGCTTTCCTTATTATGTTTCTATCCTTCCTTCCCTTTCACCTTCTTTCTTCTCCTAAAGGTGAAAAACTTCAGATAATAAAAATAATAAAATTAGATATACAAAAAGCCTTTCCCGAAATTCCTCAGGAGATTTCTAAAAGAGTTTTGCGTTTTCATTTATCCTCCGATCCCAAAACCCTGAACCCTGCCCTTGCCATGGAAACCTCTTCCACCGCTGTAATCGGAGATCTTTTTAGCGGACTTACGAAGCTTGATCTAAAGACGATGAAAGTAAAACCGAATCTGGCTCAAGGCTGGGAAGTAAGAGAAGGGGGGAAAGTATGGATTTTTTACTTACGAAAAGACGTAAAGTGGAGCGATGGAAAGCCTTTTACCGCCGATGACGTTGTATTTACCTTTAACGAGGTTTACCTGAACGATAAAATTCCCACCACTGCAAGGGATATATTCACGATAAAAGGAAAAAAGATAAAAGTGAGAAAAATTGACGAGTACACCGTTGAGTTTATTCTACCCGAGCCTTTCGCACCCTTTTTAAACTCCCTCGGAGTTGAAATACTCCCGAAGCACAAACTCGAAAATTACGTAAAGGAGGGAACTTTCTCAACAGCGTGGAACGTAAACACAAACCCTAAGGAAATAGTGGGAACCGGAGCCTACAAAATAGAGGAATACGTGAAGGGACAGAGAGTAGTTTACAGGGCAAACCCCTATTACTACGAGAAAGACGAAAATGGAAACAGACTCCCATACATTAAAGAAAAAGTAGGAGTAATAATTCCGGATCCCGATACCGCACTCCTTAAATTCGTAAACGGGGAGATTGATTACATAGGCGTCAGGGCTCAGGATTTGCTCTTTTTGGCTAATCAAAAGGATAAGGATTTTGTAGTTTACGACCTCGGAGCTACGCCTTCAACCACGTTTCTTGTCTTCAACCAGAACCCTAACGCAAAAATCCCGAAGTACAAAATAAAGTGGTTCAGGGACAGGACATTCAGAATAGCCATTTCCCACGCAATAGACAGGGAGGGAATAGTGAAACTCGTTTACAACGGGCTTGCTCAACCGCTCTACACACCAATCACACCGGCAAACAGACCTTATTACGAGGAGAGTTATTACCCGAAATTTGAGTTTAACCTGAAAAAAGCCAGAGAACTTTTAGAGAGTATAGGTTTTAAAGACAGGGACGGCGACGGAATACTGGAAGACCCTGAAGGACACGACCTTGAGTTTACACTCATCACAAACGCAGGAAACAAAGAAAGGGAAATGATGGGAGCTATCATTAAGGAAGATTTAAGGAAGATCGGTATAAAGGTCCACTTCCAGCCCATAGACTTCAACACTTTAGTTTCAAAACTCACGTCTCCTCCCTACGAGTGGGAAGCGGTGATAATAGGACTCACGGGATCTATAGACCCTCACTTTGGCAGGAACGTATGGCACTCTTCGGGAAGTCTCCACATGTGGTATCCGAGACAAAAACAACCCTCAACAGAATGGGAGAAGAAGGTGGATGAGCTTATAGACAAGGGGGCAACGGAACTGAACTATGAGAAAAGAGTCCAGATTTACAGGGAAATGTTCAGGATAATTACGGAAGAACAACCGATGATTTTCATAGCAGCTCCGAAGAGTATGGTAGCGGTAAAGAAACACCTCAAAAACGTATTTCCCACCGTGTGGGGCTGGTACGAGCCATACAGAGTTTACCTGATATCGGACAGGTGA
- a CDS encoding glutaredoxin family protein: MLKLVLITKEDCPRCERAKKLLQKVKEELPIEWEEVDMYEYMDVLTYLGYKTVPLLLLYNEDEDYTEEDVIFVGELPRIWRLKEILKSKLEEVKRA; encoded by the coding sequence ATGCTCAAACTCGTACTCATAACAAAAGAAGACTGTCCGAGGTGTGAAAGGGCTAAAAAGCTCCTTCAAAAGGTAAAAGAGGAATTACCGATAGAGTGGGAAGAGGTAGACATGTACGAGTACATGGACGTACTTACTTACCTCGGTTACAAAACCGTACCTCTCCTGCTTCTTTACAATGAAGACGAGGATTACACCGAAGAAGACGTTATATTTGTCGGTGAACTTCCGAGGATCTGGAGACTTAAAGAAATATTAAAATCAAAGCTGGAAGAAGTAAAAAGAGCCTGA
- a CDS encoding EAL domain-containing protein, producing the protein MEEVEKIKVGGCPHEFLADGKKWSELLHRISEKTGKDINLVIYRDFEEERKKIKEEEFDLYYASPEIAVELYRKGYVPVGAIKGQEDEVVLVSKENLKEKEFYKVALVNLKLFMLGLLNFKNIDKDRIELVFTKSHEETIEKVQNCEVDYGIIYGETLKRLKPQNLKIVSSGTLKSRHFFMAKKEKAEYWRKILSEFKEVEILNESAIEDTLKLFEELEELLTCWQEHDTAKAIQNIEGIGVLIYRDRIIYANKYAREVLGYSEEEIRNLSALDLVSKEYRETIQKIVERRLKGERFPVVYKELKVKTKEGKSLWILAFSQTILYEGQYAGFVIFVDITKRKRLEKLYKLLREINQTITGVFHEGEIFEKICHNLVKNLDLKFVWVGKLSEKGEVIPVYTCGEEEDYVKKVKISINPDEPEGWKPTAKALREGKIVINPNTLENPDVEPWREEMLKRNFLSSCAIPIQLEGGTGYVINLYASEPYYFEEENKEILYELKEDVEFVLRRVRELRNYLILSKALEESREWVLITDREGKIIYVNKGVEEISKYSAEELIGKTPRIFKSGYHPQSFFRKLWQTILSGKPFHAVFVNKNKYGELFYLDQKIIPLRTPEGDLFFIGLCRDITKEVKLTEEVEWITTHNVETGLLNKVGFQKVLSPLLGKLSSTGALIALDMVGFSRLIKEFGEEAIKKLLKEIAVRLEKTFRRGDIIAKGDGDEFLIFAYPLKKKDDVLSLIEKIRQKFSKPLTIDGKKIRLSFYIGVVTYPYDGRTFSELYYRAITAVKEAKRRGAGEVVLFDEELDKEVERLIEGEKLLRKAVEENLFTFHFQPIYRLRDMKIFSLEALVRIKEGDKIHYPGEFIELLERGVFIKEFEEWMIRELRRLLGKWNVPISVNLSAINFKNDEFMENLNLVCKEYPGKLILEITERLLIENVERTRRILGDFRECGLVAVDDFGTGYSSFSYLKELPLDLIKIDMMFIKSMLESSKDLALVEAIVFFAQKIGLKTLGEGIENAKQLEMLKRMGCTYGQGFYLAKPMPEEEVEKLLREEGLL; encoded by the coding sequence ATGGAAGAGGTAGAAAAAATAAAAGTAGGGGGATGTCCACACGAATTTTTAGCAGATGGAAAAAAGTGGAGTGAATTACTCCACAGAATATCCGAAAAAACAGGAAAGGATATAAACCTTGTCATATACAGGGACTTTGAAGAAGAAAGGAAGAAGATAAAAGAGGAAGAATTTGACCTTTATTATGCAAGTCCAGAAATAGCGGTAGAGCTCTACAGGAAAGGATACGTTCCCGTAGGTGCGATAAAAGGACAGGAGGACGAAGTAGTTCTCGTATCCAAAGAGAACCTTAAGGAAAAGGAATTCTACAAGGTAGCACTTGTAAACCTGAAACTTTTTATGCTCGGACTTTTGAACTTTAAAAACATAGATAAAGATCGGATTGAGCTTGTTTTTACGAAATCCCACGAGGAAACTATTGAAAAAGTTCAGAACTGCGAAGTTGATTACGGGATAATTTACGGAGAGACGCTAAAAAGGCTGAAGCCCCAAAATTTAAAAATCGTTTCCTCAGGAACGCTGAAATCCAGACACTTTTTTATGGCAAAGAAGGAAAAAGCAGAGTATTGGAGAAAAATTTTATCGGAATTCAAAGAAGTTGAAATTCTGAATGAAAGTGCAATAGAAGACACTTTAAAGCTTTTTGAGGAGCTTGAAGAACTCCTCACATGTTGGCAGGAACACGACACAGCGAAAGCCATTCAGAACATAGAAGGAATAGGCGTTCTCATATACAGGGACAGGATAATTTACGCAAACAAATACGCGAGGGAAGTTTTGGGGTATTCGGAGGAAGAGATAAGGAACTTATCCGCTCTAGATCTTGTTTCAAAGGAATACAGAGAAACTATACAGAAAATCGTAGAAAGGAGACTCAAGGGTGAACGCTTTCCGGTAGTTTATAAAGAGCTGAAAGTCAAAACGAAGGAAGGAAAAAGTTTATGGATACTCGCCTTTTCTCAGACTATACTTTACGAGGGGCAATACGCCGGTTTCGTCATTTTCGTGGATATAACAAAAAGAAAGAGGCTCGAAAAACTTTACAAGCTCCTCAGGGAAATAAACCAGACCATTACAGGGGTTTTCCACGAAGGGGAGATTTTTGAAAAGATATGCCATAATCTCGTAAAAAACCTAGACCTTAAGTTTGTATGGGTAGGCAAGCTCAGCGAAAAGGGAGAAGTAATTCCCGTGTACACGTGCGGTGAAGAGGAAGATTACGTAAAAAAGGTTAAGATCTCTATAAACCCTGATGAGCCCGAAGGCTGGAAGCCCACTGCAAAGGCTTTAAGAGAGGGAAAAATCGTAATAAACCCGAACACGTTGGAAAACCCTGATGTAGAGCCGTGGCGTGAAGAAATGCTGAAGAGAAACTTCCTATCTTCCTGTGCAATACCTATCCAGTTAGAGGGAGGAACAGGGTACGTTATAAACCTCTATGCCTCAGAACCATACTACTTTGAAGAAGAAAATAAAGAAATACTTTACGAGCTGAAGGAAGACGTTGAGTTTGTCCTGAGGCGTGTAAGGGAGTTGAGAAATTATTTAATCCTTTCAAAGGCTCTTGAAGAATCCAGAGAGTGGGTGCTCATAACGGACAGAGAAGGAAAGATAATATACGTAAACAAAGGAGTGGAGGAAATAAGCAAGTACAGTGCGGAAGAACTTATCGGCAAAACGCCGAGGATTTTTAAGTCTGGTTATCATCCTCAAAGTTTTTTCAGGAAGTTGTGGCAAACTATCCTTTCAGGGAAACCCTTTCACGCTGTATTTGTAAATAAAAATAAGTACGGTGAACTGTTTTATTTAGATCAGAAAATAATTCCACTTAGGACTCCTGAAGGAGATTTGTTCTTCATAGGACTCTGCAGGGATATAACGAAGGAAGTGAAACTAACGGAAGAAGTGGAGTGGATCACTACTCACAACGTAGAAACCGGACTCCTAAACAAGGTAGGATTTCAGAAGGTTCTCAGTCCACTACTCGGTAAACTAAGTTCTACAGGTGCGTTAATTGCCCTCGATATGGTAGGTTTTTCCAGATTGATTAAAGAATTTGGAGAAGAAGCGATAAAAAAACTCCTTAAGGAAATAGCTGTAAGACTGGAGAAAACTTTCAGAAGGGGAGACATAATAGCGAAAGGGGATGGTGATGAGTTCTTAATATTCGCCTACCCTCTTAAAAAGAAAGACGATGTACTCTCACTCATTGAAAAAATAAGACAAAAATTTTCCAAACCTCTAACAATTGACGGCAAAAAAATCCGCCTGTCCTTTTACATAGGAGTGGTTACGTACCCGTACGACGGAAGGACCTTTTCTGAGCTTTATTACAGAGCCATAACTGCCGTGAAGGAAGCAAAAAGGAGGGGAGCGGGAGAAGTTGTACTCTTTGACGAAGAACTGGACAAAGAAGTAGAAAGGTTAATTGAAGGAGAAAAGCTCCTCAGGAAAGCGGTAGAAGAGAACCTGTTTACCTTTCACTTCCAGCCCATATACAGACTTAGGGATATGAAAATCTTCTCCCTCGAAGCGCTCGTAAGGATAAAGGAAGGGGATAAGATACACTACCCCGGAGAATTTATAGAACTTTTGGAAAGAGGTGTATTTATAAAGGAGTTTGAGGAATGGATGATTAGGGAACTCAGAAGGCTCCTCGGAAAGTGGAACGTGCCGATTTCCGTAAACCTGAGTGCCATAAACTTCAAAAACGACGAATTTATGGAGAACTTAAACCTGGTCTGTAAAGAGTATCCGGGAAAACTCATCTTAGAAATCACCGAAAGGCTCCTGATAGAAAACGTAGAAAGGACAAGAAGAATCCTTGGGGATTTCAGAGAGTGCGGACTTGTGGCGGTTGACGATTTTGGAACCGGGTACTCTTCCTTTTCCTACTTAAAAGAACTCCCCCTTGATTTGATAAAGATAGACATGATGTTTATAAAGAGTATGCTGGAGAGTTCAAAGGATCTTGCACTCGTTGAGGCTATAGTGTTCTTCGCCCAAAAGATAGGACTTAAAACACTCGGAGAGGGAATAGAAAACGCCAAGCAACTCGAAATGTTAAAGAGAATGGGATGCACTTACGGACAGGGCTTCTACCTTGCAAAGCCGATGCCCGAAGAAGAAGTGGAAAAGCTTTTAAGGGAAGAAGGTTTACTTTAA
- a CDS encoding TIGR00296 family protein, giving the protein MDIRELVHLGRYAVWNAFEGKEIKVPEALKEKYSRNMGVFTTLKTYPEHNLRGCIGVPLPVYPLWYATVYSSLQAAFQDPRFYPLKKEEFDKVLWEITLLTPPEELKVPKEELPEQIEIGKHGLIIEKGEQKGLLLPQVPVEYGWSPVEFLEYTCLKAGLPKDCWKDKETKVYVFSGEVYQEKEPFGEVERVNLK; this is encoded by the coding sequence ATGGATATCAGAGAGCTTGTACACTTGGGGAGGTATGCAGTTTGGAACGCATTTGAAGGCAAGGAAATAAAAGTTCCCGAGGCTTTAAAGGAGAAGTATTCCCGGAATATGGGAGTGTTTACCACTTTAAAAACCTATCCCGAACACAACTTAAGGGGATGTATAGGTGTTCCTTTGCCCGTTTATCCGCTATGGTACGCAACGGTTTACAGTTCCCTTCAGGCTGCTTTTCAGGATCCGAGGTTTTATCCTCTGAAAAAGGAAGAGTTTGACAAAGTGCTGTGGGAAATAACTCTGCTAACTCCTCCAGAGGAACTGAAAGTTCCAAAGGAAGAACTCCCCGAACAAATAGAAATAGGAAAACACGGATTAATAATTGAAAAGGGAGAACAGAAGGGACTCTTACTTCCTCAAGTCCCTGTGGAATATGGTTGGAGTCCCGTTGAGTTTCTTGAGTATACGTGTTTAAAAGCAGGTCTTCCTAAGGACTGCTGGAAAGACAAAGAGACCAAAGTTTACGTTTTCAGCGGAGAGGTTTACCAGGAAAAGGAGCCTTTCGGGGAGGTTGAAAGAGTAAACTTAAAGTAA
- a CDS encoding heavy metal translocating P-type ATPase, protein MRKAFKVYGMSCVNCARAIEITLKRTEGVKNVNVSFELGRVEVEFDEDLISEEEIVKKIEELGYSVERKKDYDKLFLGLGVLSSLFFLVGMFFTFPLKYELQFLLSSIVQFTAGWKFYRGAYSSLKKGIGSMDTLVALGTTGAYVYSVLSYFNLINSTPFFETNVFLITFVRLGKFIEEKAKERAVKGLKELVNLSFRKVKVLEGEKEVEKNVREVFKGEKVVYRSGEQILLDGVIIKGEGLVNEAVITGEPVPILKKEGDEVYSGSVLEKGYIITKVTKTFESSFINTMKKLVEESLKEKPKIQRISDKVSHYFVLFVVILSVITFLTWFIKTGEINRAVQFSLAVLVVSCPCAFGIAVPLAVSVGIYKAVKRGILPKKGTIFEVAPKVDTVIFDKTGTLTEGKLKVKEINVPEKYFDVLYSMENYSNHPVAKAVREYLKPYVKREAKLEGCEEILGVGVRCGEFIAGKAELWGKNSQNGVIRVGFGTKDKLIGEIILEDSVRKEAKEVVEFLKGKGINVILLTGDTKENAQRIAKELGIKEVIANVKPEEKLKVVKELQEKGRKVCMVGDGVNDAPALAQSDLGIAVAEGTDLAKLSGDVVIHKLSSLPQVFTLSERVYRKIKENFFWAFAYNVTFIPIAAGVLWSKGIYLKPEFAGLLMALSSVSVVLNTLRLLKD, encoded by the coding sequence ATGAGGAAAGCTTTTAAGGTTTACGGGATGTCGTGCGTTAACTGCGCAAGGGCGATAGAGATAACGCTGAAGAGAACAGAAGGTGTAAAAAACGTAAACGTTTCCTTTGAACTGGGAAGGGTGGAGGTAGAATTTGACGAGGACTTAATATCCGAAGAAGAAATAGTAAAGAAAATAGAAGAACTCGGATATTCGGTAGAGAGAAAGAAGGACTACGACAAGCTCTTTTTAGGTTTAGGTGTGCTTTCTTCCCTCTTCTTCCTCGTCGGGATGTTCTTTACTTTCCCTTTAAAGTACGAACTTCAATTCTTACTCTCCAGTATTGTTCAGTTCACGGCGGGGTGGAAGTTTTACAGAGGAGCTTACTCTTCCCTTAAAAAGGGAATCGGAAGTATGGACACACTCGTTGCCCTCGGTACTACGGGAGCTTACGTTTACAGCGTTCTTTCTTACTTTAACCTTATAAATTCCACTCCGTTTTTTGAGACGAACGTATTTCTCATAACCTTTGTGAGACTCGGAAAGTTCATAGAGGAAAAGGCTAAGGAGAGGGCCGTAAAGGGACTCAAAGAGCTCGTGAACCTCTCATTTAGAAAGGTAAAAGTTCTTGAAGGCGAAAAAGAAGTTGAGAAGAACGTAAGGGAAGTTTTCAAAGGTGAGAAGGTAGTTTACCGCTCCGGCGAGCAGATTCTTTTAGACGGTGTCATTATCAAGGGCGAGGGACTTGTGAACGAAGCTGTAATCACGGGAGAACCTGTGCCGATTTTGAAGAAGGAGGGAGACGAGGTTTACTCCGGCTCAGTCTTAGAAAAGGGATACATAATTACGAAGGTTACTAAAACCTTTGAGAGTTCTTTCATAAACACGATGAAAAAACTCGTTGAGGAAAGCCTGAAGGAAAAGCCAAAAATCCAGAGGATTTCCGATAAGGTTTCCCACTACTTTGTCCTGTTCGTGGTGATTTTATCGGTAATTACCTTCCTTACCTGGTTTATAAAAACGGGAGAGATTAACAGGGCGGTTCAGTTCTCACTTGCGGTTCTTGTGGTTTCCTGTCCCTGTGCTTTCGGTATAGCCGTTCCCCTTGCGGTATCGGTAGGCATATACAAAGCTGTAAAGAGGGGAATTCTGCCGAAGAAGGGAACAATTTTTGAAGTAGCCCCCAAAGTGGACACTGTGATTTTCGACAAAACGGGAACTTTAACGGAAGGGAAGTTAAAAGTAAAGGAAATAAACGTTCCGGAGAAGTACTTTGATGTCCTCTACAGCATGGAAAATTACTCAAACCATCCCGTTGCCAAAGCTGTGAGGGAGTACTTAAAGCCTTATGTAAAAAGGGAAGCTAAGCTTGAGGGTTGCGAAGAAATACTGGGAGTCGGTGTAAGGTGTGGAGAGTTTATCGCTGGAAAGGCAGAACTGTGGGGCAAAAACTCCCAGAACGGAGTGATAAGGGTGGGTTTCGGGACGAAGGACAAGCTCATAGGTGAGATCATTCTGGAGGACAGCGTCAGGAAGGAAGCAAAAGAAGTGGTGGAGTTTTTAAAGGGAAAAGGTATTAACGTAATTCTCCTCACGGGAGACACAAAGGAAAACGCACAAAGGATAGCAAAGGAGCTCGGGATAAAGGAAGTTATAGCGAACGTAAAGCCTGAAGAGAAATTGAAGGTTGTAAAAGAACTTCAGGAAAAGGGGAGAAAGGTGTGCATGGTAGGGGACGGGGTGAATGACGCTCCCGCCCTTGCCCAGTCAGACCTCGGGATTGCGGTTGCGGAGGGGACAGACCTTGCAAAGCTTTCAGGCGACGTCGTAATTCACAAACTCAGTTCCCTTCCGCAGGTTTTCACTCTCTCAGAAAGGGTTTACAGAAAAATAAAGGAAAACTTCTTCTGGGCTTTTGCGTACAACGTGACCTTTATACCGATTGCCGCGGGAGTACTCTGGAGTAAAGGCATTTACTTAAAACCGGAGTTTGCGGGTCTTTTAATGGCTCTATCCTCCGTGAGCGTAGTTCTGAATACCTTAAGACTTCTTAAGGATTGA